The Naumovozyma castellii chromosome 2, complete genome sequence CTCAAGTTCCGATCAAGATTCTGAGTTGACTGGATTTACAGCCTTTCATAGGTCCATGCACTTTGCTATGCTAAACATCCACCCCGCTTTACCCTTGCGTTAATTCTCCGTAACCAACTTTGCGTTAAAATACCTTACGTAGTTTCGGAGTTGACCAATAACAGCGGAGATATGTGTCGCCAAACCCTAGTGACACGAGGGGTTAACCCGATGTCGGCTTACCCTAGGGTTCGGCTGACCTCACGATCCCACGTCATATCCCAATCTGGAAATAAGCCCTCTCGATGCCACATCCACGTCATTTGCCCACGTCAGATCCCACGCCAAGAAACAGCTGTAGCTGACCAATCAAGGGCCCGGAAACCTCGGAAAATCCCACCAGCGCTGTCAGAAACACACGCAGGAGACGTGGGATATGCCACGGAGCTGTTTCTCGAGGGACGTGGGGTCTCGAGACACTGcgatgaaaaattaccaGGTTTCAGTGacatatttttatttcaagCAGTTTTACCCTCGAAACACCCCAAATTTCACTCAAAATCGCAGTATTTCTCTTATTTCCCTAATATCTTAACACTCAATTGAGTACTCAGAGGAATAATATCGGAAACAACCCTTATTGGAACCCCCGTCTTGTTCTCTTTTCGAGGGAAAATTGGATCCAATACACTCAAAAACAATGCCaaggaaaacaataaaagTCATGCACCTGATAAACACTTAGATTACAAAATTGGGCTCAGCAAAGCCGAACCTCGTTCTTGTCAATGAGATATTACTTTAACTTTCCAAAGACCGGAGCATCCCTTGACCGTTATTCGTTCATATATAACATTTATTGTCTCGAATTGAACCAATTAATGAACATCTCCACTATTCCGTGTACCCTTTCATTTTTCGTATATCGGTTTGATCTTACTTCAATTAGTACTTAAATTCTCCTCGATCTTCATCATTCTAACAGTTACTCCACTACTTAAACATAgtctttaaatttaatcttaatttgaaaaataatttcatttatcGTTAAGACATATCAAACGCATAAACTCTAAACCACATCAAGAgtaaagaaaaacaaaactaCATGACACATATTACATTAGGTCAAGTGATTTGGTCCTCAGTGAGACcaatcattaaaatttatttcatcATTGGTGCTGGGTTCGGCCTAGCAAGAATGGGGATCCTAACAGCAGAGGCAACAAGATCTATCTCAGATATCGTTTTGACCATTCTGTTACCGTCTCTATCATTTAACAAGATCGTCGCcaatattgaagataaagatattaaaatGGTGGGTATTATATGTTTAACATCAGCATTAGTATTCGGTACAGGTTTAGGTTTCGCATTCATTATAAGACAATTCATGCCAGTCCCCAAAAAATGGAGAGGTGGTATCTTAGCAGGTGGGatgtttccaaatattaGTGATTTACCAATCGCTTACTTACAAACTATGGATACTGGGTTTATCTTCACAGCGGCAGAAGGTGAAAAGGGTGTCGCcaatgttattattttcctAGCCTGTTTCTTATTTTGTGTGTTTAATCTAGGTGGGTTCCGTTTAATCgaaaatgatttcaattataaagatgaagaaagtgCGGTACATCCAGAAGAATTGGAGGGAAATTCACTTTCTGATCATGCTGATACTCTAGATAACggatcatcatcttcaagtGATGAACAAATATTAGAAAccaagaaagaagaaagttcATCTAGTTCCAGTGCGACTCCAAATGATGCcaacaatgataatgaagtaGACTTAGCTGACGTTCAAGCtataaagaagaatataagTCACACACAATTACAACGCGTTGAGTCATCAGcagaatcaatttcaacagAACGTTCTACTGTTACATCAATCGATTCCCATGTTGTTGGAGAAACTCTAGGATTTGTCGGAAATGCAGGAAGTTTACATAGTGCAACTCAAAATAGTGTTGAAGCTCGTCGTACTAGAAGTCAACCAATTGCCTTGACTGCACCAGCTAGTGCAGTAAGAGAAAATGACTCAGGTATCACTGCATACAAGACTACATCCTATCAATCATTACGTTCCATTGATGCAAGACAATTACCTACTCAAACCATGGACgctattattaatgaatattcCAATGTTGATCAATTTGGTCAGAGAAGAAGACTTTCAATCTCCCCTGAGGTTGCCGGTGGTGTTGAAGGATTCAACAATGACTCACATTCTGTTATCGAAAGGATAAagtcttcaaatttaacaaGAATTCTTACATCAGATGCCACCGTGAGcaaaaaagatattgaagaatctgGTAGTAGTTTACCAAACTGGATTCAAAAATTCCCCCTAACTCCATTTattgtcttcttcttaaaGAATTGTTTAAGACCATGTGCTATGGCAGTTATCGCCGCTTTAATTATTGCATTTATCCCATGGGTTAAAGCATTATTTGTTACAACACCAACTACTCCAAAAATTAAACAAGCTCCTGATGAACAACCAGCACTAGCATTTATAATGGATTTCACAAGTTATGTTGGTGCCGCTTCGGTCCCCTTTGGTCTTCTTCTATTAGGTGCAACCTTAGGTAGATTAAAGATTGGTAAATTGTACCCTGGTTTCTGGAAATCTGCAGTTTTACTTGTTTTCCTAAGACAATGTATTATGCCAATCTTTGGTGTTTTATGGTGTGATCGTTTGGTCAAGGCTGGCTGGGTTAATTGGGAAGATGAtaaaatgttattattcGTTATCGCTATTACGTGGTCACTGCCTACTATGACAACACTAATCTATTTCACAGCAAGTTATACTCCTTTGGATTGTGATGAACCAATTCAAATGGAATGtgtttcctttttcttGATGATTCAGTATCCATTGATGGCTGTTGCCTTACCATTTTTGGTTTCATACTTCCTGAAGGTTCAAATGAAGGtctaatattttatttgtttcttgcAACTGGTAAGACAAGTCTATCACGTTTAACCAAAGCAAACATTAGtgcaaatatatataaatgcACATTAACGACATGAATTTTTTTAGCATCGATAGATAgacatttaaagaaacatttaaaAACAAAACCAAAATAGTTTAATATTCGATATTCtttataattaatttaCAACTTACCTGTTAATAAATACTACCAATATATCAAAAGTTGAAGTGGGGTGGTGTCTTCCATATATTGAATAGAGTTTACGATTagaaacaagaaagatGGGACGGAAAAGGTGGGCTTTACTAAGAGAATTCTTGAAGTTAAGGTGGTAATGTGTCATTATTGATAATGTTACATAAAACTctatataaaatttaaaaagtCTTTTTAATTCCCCTTTTCAAAGTCCGAAAGAAGgtatattgaaatattttcaccGTAATTAATCCCATActgttcttcaatttcaagttCTTGAGAAAACCAATCTTCCATCACCGTAGTACGATTATTTGCCCAATCACTAACATTATATCTTCTTGAcgttttcatttttacGAACGTACAAAGATCCAGAACAATACCATGAACATTTAATAATCCAGACACGATTAATGACGTTATGTTTCCTAGTTTCCCTTGTACACTATCTGAACATTGAACCAAACAAACAAGTAATCCTCCTGCTTTGGAAATTATGCAATTTATAATGCTACCATGTGTTGCCTTCACAGTTCTCTCTAAATCTGAAACAAAATGTGTGAGCCCTAGAACTTCAATGGTTTCATTAATGGATCCCAAAACAAATAGaagattcaaattgataGGTGTTCCTTCCGAGTTTTTGCAGGTgacatttttaataaacCCTAAATCTCCAGTTCTTAAATATGTTAAACCATTATCAACTTTCTTGTCAAATTTACTTTTGAACTGTTGAGTGATAAAAGGgtctttcaataatttcttatctCCGTCTGatatataataatcaaAAACGTTCCCTTCAGAACAGCACCAGATTTCACCGAATTCACCATCAAAACAGGGGAGCAATGTTTCTGGATTGGTTATAGAGACATCTGTACAGACTGGCACAGTACCTGAATCCTGTAttctaatatattctgtttCATTTGTTATCGACGGGTCAACCTCTTTAACGATACCTTCACGCAATGAAACTGCATCAAGATATAAGTCCACAGGCGGAATATCCAAATATGATCGTAATGATATCAGAGCGTTAAAGTGATGCTCATAGACATAATTTATTTGGGTTGATGttatcaaaattgaatcatATTTCCTCAACAAATTTTCAACAGTCACGGTGTCAGGTCTAGTTGAGAAGGGTATCATTAGGTTTTGAATATTCCTCATAAAGTCTGCTCTAAGAATTGACGACTTAGATGAATTTTTTCCTGAATCCTTAGAACTAGACTTAGTTCCCCTCGATTGGGCGCTTGATTTTAATACCATTGAAGCCTTCTCCATTAACATTCGGAAGGTATTTAGTTCAAGAAATAGGTCCTTAACAGGAAGATTTTGTAACCCGAAAAGGAAGTCCCTTGGTTCTGCGGTCACATCAGAGAGGGCAAATAAACTGGTTGTGGATCCTACGTAAATGCCCAGTAAACAACTGTTTAAAAATCCAATACCAAATGTATGTGAACAAACAGAGAACAGCGAGGAGTCGTTGGATAACTGCAACGTCTCTTTCAGAATTTTACAAGAATTCATTAGAATATGATGCGTCATCGTGACATGTATGTTGCTCAAAGTATCATATTTTTGATTAACCCAGACAACGCAAGGACTGGTATTTGATTTTACGCCTGGTCTATACGAAAACCTCTTCAGCAAAgtattcttgaaaattctAATAGTCAAATCACTCTTTATCTTAATTTTCGAAAACACCGTAATTTTGGGTATTAGTGCCTTATAGCGTttgtatattttatttgttgCCGGATGATTATCTAACAAGTTATGAGTTCTTGCATCCACAAAAATCCTTTTGACTTTGTAGCTCTTGATAATTGTTGTTAAAAATTGGAACTCATCTCcaacattattttcatcaaatattgGAAGAGGTATAATGACAAAGTTACAATAAAAACAAGCCATCACAATGGCGACATATTCAACGGAATTATCACACATAATAATCACTCTATCATTAGGTGAGAGGGGCACTTTAGAACCAACAATCTTTTTCAAGAACGACCCCACAATGTGGCCAAAGCTCTTCCAAGAGACCTTTGAgtgaaaattattttcattattattcgAATTGGCATACGTTGAATTACCCCCATCCGTGAAGGCGGCTTCATTCCCATTATTTGCAATCCTCCATTCtaaaatttccaatatgGTTTTAAAGTCTGTTAATTTTTTAGTTCTATCTTTAACATCCAAGGAAGTATCCCTGTAATCAATCCCAGATGTTTGCCACATCGATTTCatatcaatatttggatCCTTTGCCTTAATAATATCACCTAAGCATGTTCTTCtcaaatttgataaatgcTCTGAGAAGATACTTTCGTTATAATACCCTGAATGAGGCACAAAATCAAGAATGATGTTATCAAATTGGAACTTAACAAATTTTGATTGCAGTTCTCCATTTAAGAACTTTTTCTCCACTGTACTATTTGCGAGTTCTAACGAACAGTATCGTCTGGGTAAAGAATCTTttggaacaacaacaatgcACATTGGTTGTATCTTATGGAAAATCCAGAGAATTCGATATATTTGATCTGTTAGATCATTCATACTTTTCTCAAACTGAGCCTTCTGTCTATCCGTCATGGATATTAATACACCATCTGGAGAGGTCATGGATTCCTTAGACTTAGCCAATGAACTCTCAACCACCATGACAAGGAAATGTTCATccttattttcatttatttcaaatgcTGAAACTTCAAATACTGTGTTGACTGTCCTCACGACAGTTTCAGTGATTTGTTGCAGATAATGGGTTTGAACTTGACGTTTTGACCCAACTGTTGTTAACTCCTTGGCAGTGGAGTCATCTTTTATTGTTGATGCCCTagatgaaatggaatttttcCCACTTGAGTGTGTGTGTTTATGCACTTTTTTCACTTTTGAAAGATCAGAAGTGTGTGACCAATTGGGCAAACGTACTAGtttattttgtaaaaaCATATCCTcaatcaaagaaagaacATATATTTTCCCATTATAAACGAATCCCATCAATTTAGTTCTTAAAAATGGCGTGTTAGCTGGGCATACTGTTAAAACTGTATCCAACTTTTCAgatattttggaaatattggaTGATGACGAACGCTCTGGGAGCTCGTTACTTTGTGACAGGAATGAAAACATTTTGGGGTAGTTTAGCTTTGCTttaaaaacaaaatcaTTAACTTTATccatttgataaaattcGTCTGTGACAaagtttgaagaaatccaaatttcACCGACACTTAAGTCAGGAACCAAAGTATTATCGTCTGGATTAACTACACATAATGTCATTCCTGGGATTGGAAAACCAAATGTTTCTAGTTTAAGGTAATCTTTAAACGAGCTCGATGAATTAATCATCGCAGTTATACTTGATTCTACAATATTGCTCTTTagtttttctttattaacAAATACCTGATCTTGTAACCGTAACTTTGAGTCATGGATTGGGAAGTTCTCTAAATGGCCCAATTGATCTCTTGTAGAGATGAATATCCCTCCGAAATCTAACAACGTGAGCATTGGTGAATAACATAGGGGCGCATCTATACATCCAAGATTTTTCAACCATTTATGGACGACCATCTCTGTAACCTCTGTATCAATAGTGGTACACGATGTGAGACAGCATTTAATACAACTGAAATCCactttttgttttttctttgaaatcgCTAATTCAGGATTTTctaagaaattaataactATCTGTTTTAATTGCAATTGATCATTCAATAAAATATCGGCTCTATACTTGGCAACTAAGTTTTCATATCCACCAGGTTTCTCAATAAGGGCGGTATCTACAGAGATTAGCAAATTACCAGAAAATATGTTGAAGAGAACACCAAATATAAGACCTGTCGATCGTGTTGGATCCAGTGTATTCAGTATGACAAATCTGGATGCCAGTCCAGTATATGATGTCTGCTGTGGTATCTTTTTATCAAAAGGTCttcttatatttttctttttccaaTGTGGCATTGACCTAGAATCCAGAATATCCGACAATATCAcaaattgatttattaatattttatgCTTCATAACAACACCAGAAAGTCTTCCCAACGGTGTTCTTGTGAACTCAATGTAGGAAACGTTTGGGATATCAAAGGTCGGTGTAGATTTTTTAGCTTTAGAATATGTGCCCAAATCGTCTGTCTTTAGAAACGTAATTTGttgaaagaattcattttttattaGTTTTATTTTCGTATTATTTGATGTTGAGTGCAAGTTATCCAATTGTTTATGGCATTCATTTGATAGTAGAAtgaattttgaattagTCAATTTTATAATCTCTATAATTTCGCCAAGTGAATAAGATTCGAACGATATAGGAACAGCCACCATACCTGCTATAAAACATCCCAACAACGCAACTgtgaattcaataatttcctCCTTATTATACCAAAGTAGAACTTTATCCATCCTATAAAGTTTATGTTTAGTCAATTCGTTAGCAACCTTTTCAGCTCTCAAATAAAGTTTATCCCAAGAAATGAATGTTTCTTTCCCCTTACTATTTACACTAATCATAGCATTCTCACTACCATAATGCTCAAATCTACCCCGCACAATGAGAGGCAAAGATCCTATTGGACCATTGCTCTTCTTCTCCTCTAGGGGACGTGGCAATAATGGAAACATAGGGTCGTAGACAACATGGTTTGATTCCTCTGATCCATCGCTGGAATTGTACTGGCTGCTATTGAATGGTAATGACAATTGAATGGATGATGACTTTCTTTTGTATCTTCTTGGCGTTGAGAAACCTGagtttgaattaattgTCGTAACTCGATAGATGGAGTGTTGCATTTCTGCTATACTTTCACGTTTACTCACTGGCGATGACATGGTAGACGTACTGTCAGCAGCAACATTGTTTAAATATAGACTTTGATTTCTTCCTGGAATATGCATTACATTTGATTTATGACTCATGGTCATAGAGGAATTAATCGAATTATGGGAAAAAAATGGGTTTGTCGTATGTACCTTATGGTTTTCTAAAAGCAATTTCCTCTTAGTTTCGTAACCTTTTACCGTCAgattttcatctttataGTCCTGTATCagttcatttaatttattttgtaTATCTAGCGGTAGATTTGGCGGTATTGAAAAATCCATTGTCTATAATGTAGTGGCAATACCGATTTACTTTACTTTCCTGACTCATAAAGTCCACTTTTAAGTGTGTAAATTTGCAATGTATTCATTCCAGATATTTCAGAATGTTAATTCAGATCATCGGCCGAAGGTTACCCGTAACAGTAAACACGTTTTTCGGGGTTTCTCAATTGAAGCATTAGCATATCGTTAATCAATATGCTATGATGAACCACTTTGTGAAAGAGGAAATACTGAGTAATTAGCATCTATTCCATTTGAAGTTATCTAAATCCAAAGAAACAGTACTTTCCCgaatcttcttctattCTTATTGAGACAATACATTACAGGATTAATAAACGAAACAAATACGACACTGCTAATTGGCCTCTAGAATAAAAGACCGAAAAAATGGGAAGCTCGATCTCAAAGACATTAGGGAGATTATTTGGTTCTACTGAAATGAAGATCCTAATGCTGGGGTTGGATAATGCTGGTAAGACTACGATTTTATATAAATTGAAGCtgaataaaataaaaacgTCTACGCCTACAGTGGGATTTAATGTGGAAACTGTGTCTTATAAAAATGTAAAATTCAATATGTGGGATGTTGGTGGTCAGGAACGATTACGACCACTTTGGAGACATTATTTCCCTGCCACGACGGCTTTGATCTTTGTAATTGATTCAAGTGATCAAGAGAGATTGAATGAAgctaaagaagaattataCAGTATTATCAGTGAGAAAGAGATGGAGAAAGTTGTCCTGTTAGTATGGGCGAATAAACAAGATTTGAAAGGGGCCATGAAGCCTCAAGACGTGTCAagttttcttgaattggataaaaatttaaagaatcaATTATGGTGTGTCATCGGCAGTAACGCTCTAACGGGGCAAGGTTTAGTCGAAGGTCTATCATGGATCTCAAACAACACCGCTAAACAATGATCTATCACaacatttaatttattgatgatatcctatcttcatatttttttgtatAAATATAGCCTTCTTAAAAATctaattattattattcagCACAAATTGATGTATAATTTATGAGCTCCTGAAAGTGTACTGGAGTTttataaaaaaacaaatatttagaaGTAGTAGCTCAACTCATAAGTAAACCATTGCCTAACAAGAACTATCTCAAATATCACTAGTATTTACATTGTATtatctatatattttcagaaaataaataagatTACAAGAGACGATCTAGTTACTTAAAAACAACTGGGAATTTGAGAATTGTTACTGATGCTATATATTTCGGCTAAATAACCTCAatcatttcttcattactTCTACAGTTCCATCTGCTTTACCAAAGTAAACCTTAGATGCGTTATCAATAAACAAACCTGTTTCTACAACACCGACTAGTAACTTAATCTTGGTATGTAATTCTTCTGGATTTGATAGATCACCAAAATGAGCATCAACGATAAAATGATTATTATCAGTCACCACTGGCCCTGCCTTACCGCCAATACATTCTCTCAAGATGGTCTTAGTTGCAGATAACTTATTTTCCAAGTCGTTACAAACACGAACATAAGCAGATGGAACAACTTCAATTGGGACACCTTTTTTCCACATGGTGCCTAAATATTCAGGTGATTTCTTTGTATGATCTGCtacaataatgaaagttTTGGCGCTTGTGCTGACTAGcttttcttggaataaacaaccaccaccaccttTAATCAATTGCATATTCTTATCCACTTCATCGGCACCATCAAATGCAATATCGATTATTGGGTGTTGTTCCACAGTACTCAATTGTAACCCATTATCCAAGATCAATTTTTTGGACTGGAAACCAGTTGGGATACAAACAAATTGAGCCACTCTATCGTGATACTTTTCATCCTTTAGATATTGGCCCAATCTTTCAGCGACATAGACGACCGTACTACCACTACCGATACCAATGACCCTATGTTCATCgaaattgatattttcatcaactGCACGGTAAGCAGCTGCCTTCTTTGCGTCTTCTAGCTTGTTTGTACTCATGTTGTTGGTTGTTCTGATGAGTCCCTTTTAATGTTACCGGAGTTACAATGAGATTGATATCTGATGTATACAGTTAAGGATGCGAATTACAGCTTACATAAACTAGGAAATATATcgtaataatttttcaaaaatttcaaggTCGAGATGGCCCaatcaaattaattttCAAGTTGTTCAGGAATGAAAATTCCCCACGTCTAGAATAAACAGAAATATCATCAGTTTATATActctgaagaagaatagtATCAGCCAGCTGAACCCTGCGAGTTGATTggaaaagagaaatattttcgCCATAGGGCGTTATTCTGTATCATCAAATGAGAAACACTGACAAACCCCCGTAGTGCACTTCAAAAACCATTGTTGGACTGTTTAACACCCATACATCCTCCAAACCCCAAACCCcaaacagaaaaaaattggaatgcttgaaaaaaatacttCTGTTCAACTCTAAAAGTACCCTGCCTAACTCAAGTTGAAGGATGGAGACAGCAAATGAAGATCTACCCGGTGGCCCTTTCAACTCTCAGCGGGCAGCGTCACTAAGTTTAGGCTCGAGCCTTTCATACTCTCTGCCTACGTTCCTTCCACAAGCTCTCTTCCAGCGGGACGGGAAATTGAACGGTTCACCGTATGGGATCTTTCAACCAGAATCTCGGCGGTAAGCATCCTATGGAACATACGCTACAGTGTATTGCTGCTGTGTCATCCTCGTGCCAATAATGAACGATTCGTAAAAGTACTAGGTAATGTATGTAATGGAACTTTATAGTCAAATTTAACTTTAATTACGAAGAAAAGTTTGGAAATCCCAGTACGGAAACAAATCAATAACAATGTCTAACAAAGTTTTGTCTCAATCTCCATCTGAATTGGAATTACAAGTGGCTCAAGCTTTCATCGATTTGGAAAACTCTTCCGCTGAAATGAAGTCTGAATTGAGACCTTTACAATTCAAGTCTGTCAGAGAAGTATGTCAATGAATCTAATATGGAACGGGAGTGGGAAATGAAGTGTAATCTAAGGATGAACGGAAATTCACCAATAAATGGAGATGATAAAATGATATGAAATCGTTACCAATCTTTAATACTGAATGAAATATTGTAAAATCTACTATTCCAATGGAATTTAATGAACTATACCCAAATAGGATAGAACAATATATACCAAAAAACTACCGATATGCAAATCTCATCAAAATTCTAGATAACCCAACATTTTACCCTCGAGCCCGTTTACAAGAACTGAAGAATGTAGTATACTAACAGATCaaaaaatcattttttttttatattataGATCGAAGTTGCTGGTGGTAAGAAAGCTTTGACTGTTTTCGTCCCAGTCCCATCTTTGGCTGCTTATCACAAGGTCCAAACCAAATTGACTCGtgaattagaaaagaaattcCCAGACCGTCACGTCATCTTCTTGGCTGAAAGAAGAATCTTACCAAAGCCATCTAGAACTTCTAGACAATTGCAAAAGAGACCAAGATCCAGAACTTTGACTTCTGTCCACGACAAAATTTTGGAAGACATGGTTTTCCCAACTGAAATCATCGGTAAGAGAGTTAGATACTTGACCGGTGGTAACAAGATCCAAAAGGTCTTATTGAACTCCAAGGATGTT is a genomic window containing:
- the ARF3 gene encoding Arf family GTPase ARF3 (ancestral locus Anc_2.190); the protein is MGSSISKTLGRLFGSTEMKILMLGLDNAGKTTILYKLKLNKIKTSTPTVGFNVETVSYKNVKFNMWDVGGQERLRPLWRHYFPATTALIFVIDSSDQERLNEAKEELYSIISEKEMEKVVLLVWANKQDLKGAMKPQDVSSFLELDKNLKNQLWCVIGSNALTGQGLVEGLSWISNNTAKQ
- the CMR2 gene encoding Cmr2p (ancestral locus Anc_2.191), which gives rise to MDFSIPPNLPLDIQNKLNELIQDYKDENLTVKGYETKRKLLLENHKVHTTNPFFSHNSINSSMTMSHKSNVMHIPGRNQSLYLNNVAADSTSTMSSPVSKRESIAEMQHSIYRVTTINSNSGFSTPRRYKRKSSSIQLSLPFNSSQYNSSDGSEESNHVVYDPMFPLLPRPLEEKKSNGPIGSLPLIVRGRFEHYGSENAMISVNSKGKETFISWDKLYLRAEKVANELTKHKLYRMDKVLLWYNKEEIIEFTVALLGCFIAGMVAVPISFESYSLGEIIEIIKLTNSKFILLSNECHKQLDNLHSTSNNTKIKLIKNEFFQQITFLKTDDLGTYSKAKKSTPTFDIPNVSYIEFTRTPLGRLSGVVMKHKILINQFVILSDILDSRSMPHWKKKNIRRPFDKKIPQQTSYTGLASRFVILNTLDPTRSTGLIFGVLFNIFSGNLLISVDTALIEKPGGYENLVAKYRADILLNDQLQLKQIVINFLENPELAISKKKQKVDFSCIKCCLTSCTTIDTEVTEMVVHKWLKNLGCIDAPLCYSPMLTLLDFGGIFISTRDQLGHLENFPIHDSKLRLQDQVFVNKEKLKSNIVESSITAMINSSSSFKDYLKLETFGFPIPGMTLCVVNPDDNTLVPDLSVGEIWISSNFVTDEFYQMDKVNDFVFKAKLNYPKMFSFLSQSNELPERSSSSNISKISEKLDTVLTVCPANTPFLRTKLMGFVYNGKIYVLSLIEDMFLQNKLVRLPNWSHTSDLSKVKKVHKHTHSSGKNSISSRASTIKDDSTAKELTTVGSKRQVQTHYLQQITETVVRTVNTVFEVSAFEINENKDEHFLVMVVESSLAKSKESMTSPDGVLISMTDRQKAQFEKSMNDLTDQIYRILWIFHKIQPMCIVVVPKDSLPRRYCSLELANSTVEKKFLNGELQSKFVKFQFDNIILDFVPHSGYYNESIFSEHLSNLRRTCLGDIIKAKDPNIDMKSMWQTSGIDYRDTSLDVKDRTKKLTDFKTILEILEWRIANNGNEAAFTDGGNSTYANSNNNENNFHSKVSWKSFGHIVGSFLKKIVGSKVPLSPNDRVIIMCDNSVEYVAIVMACFYCNFVIIPLPIFDENNVGDEFQFLTTIIKSYKVKRIFVDARTHNLLDNHPATNKIYKRYKALIPKITVFSKIKIKSDLTIRIFKNTLLKRFSYRPGVKSNTSPCVVWVNQKYDTLSNIHVTMTHHILMNSCKILKETLQLSNDSSLFSVCSHTFGIGFLNSCLLGIYVGSTTSLFALSDVTAEPRDFLFGLQNLPVKDLFLELNTFRMLMEKASMVLKSSAQSRGTKSSSKDSGKNSSKSSILRADFMRNIQNLMIPFSTRPDTVTVENLLRKYDSILITSTQINYVYEHHFNALISLRSYLDIPPVDLYLDAVSLREGIVKEVDPSITNETEYIRIQDSGTVPVCTDVSITNPETLLPCFDGEFGEIWCCSEGNVFDYYISDGDKKLLKDPFITQQFKSKFDKKVDNGLTYLRTGDLGFIKNVTCKNSEGTPINLNLLFVLGSINETIEVLGLTHFVSDLERTVKATHGSIINCIISKAGGLLVCLVQCSDSVQGKLGNITSLIVSGLLNVHGIVLDLCTFVKMKTSRRYNVSDWANNRTTVMEDWFSQELEIEEQYGINYGENISIYLLSDFEKGN
- the RPS7A gene encoding 40S ribosomal protein eS7 (ancestral locus Anc_2.188) codes for the protein MSNKVLSQSPSELELQVAQAFIDLENSSAEMKSELRPLQFKSVREIEVAGGKKALTVFVPVPSLAAYHKVQTKLTRELEKKFPDRHVIFLAERRILPKPSRTSRQLQKRPRSRTLTSVHDKILEDMVFPTEIIGKRVRYLTGGNKIQKVLLNSKDVQQVDYKLESFQSVYSKLTGKQIVFELPTETH
- the ECM3 gene encoding putative ATPase ECM3 (ancestral locus Anc_2.192), producing the protein MTHITLGQVIWSSVRPIIKIYFIIGAGFGLARMGILTAEATRSISDIVLTILLPSLSFNKIVANIEDKDIKMVGIICLTSALVFGTGLGFAFIIRQFMPVPKKWRGGILAGGMFPNISDLPIAYLQTMDTGFIFTAAEGEKGVANVIIFLACFLFCVFNLGGFRLIENDFNYKDEESAVHPEELEGNSLSDHADTLDNGSSSSSDEQILETKKEESSSSSSATPNDANNDNEVDLADVQAIKKNISHTQLQRVESSAESISTERSTVTSIDSHVVGETLGFVGNAGSLHSATQNSVEARRTRSQPIALTAPASAVRENDSGITAYKTTSYQSLRSIDARQLPTQTMDAIINEYSNVDQFGQRRRLSISPEVAGGVEGFNNDSHSVIERIKSSNLTRILTSDATVSKKDIEESGSSLPNWIQKFPLTPFIVFFLKNCLRPCAMAVIAALIIAFIPWVKALFVTTPTTPKIKQAPDEQPALAFIMDFTSYVGAASVPFGLLLLGATLGRLKIGKLYPGFWKSAVLLVFLRQCIMPIFGVLWCDRLVKAGWVNWEDDKMLLFVIAITWSLPTMTTLIYFTASYTPLDCDEPIQMECVSFFLMIQYPLMAVALPFLVSYFLKVQMKV
- the RKI1 gene encoding ribose-5-phosphate isomerase RKI1 (ancestral locus Anc_2.189); protein product: MSTNKLEDAKKAAAYRAVDENINFDEHRVIGIGSGSTVVYVAERLGQYLKDEKYHDRVAQFVCIPTGFQSKKLILDNGLQLSTVEQHPIIDIAFDGADEVDKNMQLIKGGGGCLFQEKLVSTSAKTFIIVADHTKKSPEYLGTMWKKGVPIEVVPSAYVRVCNDLENKLSATKTILRECIGGKAGPVVTDNNHFIVDAHFGDLSNPEELHTKIKLLVGVVETGLFIDNASKVYFGKADGTVEVMKK